GGCGTCGTACGACGTGGAGCGCCAGACCCAGCAGCCCGACCCCGCCGAGCGTGCCGAGCGCCGCCAGCACCGAGCCGGTCAGGACATCGTCGTGACGTGCGTGGGTGAGCTCGTGGCCGACCACGGCCAGGATCTGCCGCCGCGGGAGGTCGTGGACGACCGTGTCGTACAGGACCACCCGGCGGGTGCTGCCGTAGCCCGAGACGTAGGCGTTGAGGGTCGTCGTACGACGCGAGGCGTCGGCGACGAGCACGTCGTCGAGGTGCACGTGCTCGGTGGCGGCCAGCTGGAGGATCTGGGTGCGCAGGGGGCCGTCCGGGAGCGAGGTGAAGTGGTTGAACGCCGGCTCCACGAGCACGGGGTAGACGAAGGACCCGAGCATCACCAGGCCACCCAGGGCCACCCCCGCCACCGCCGGCCAGGCCCGGGACCAGCGCCGCGCACAACCGACGAGGACCACCACCGTGAGCCCGGAGATCACCCACGAGAGCAGCAGCGACTTCACCTGGTCGACGGCCCACGGCGACCAGGCCTCGGTGGTCAGACCGTAGCCCAGCGCCCGGTGGTGCCCGACGATCGCGAAGGGCAGGGTCACCAGCCGTCCGACCACCGCGAGCAGGAGCACCGCGAGCAGCACCCGGACCCACCACCAGCCCCGCAGGCGCCCGGCCAGCCGGGCACCGAGTGAGGTGAACCCGAGCACGCAGGTCACCGCCAGGGAGACCGCGAGGGAGGCCCAGGCGAGATGCCGGGCCGGGTCGGTGTAGGCGTTCGCGCGGGCGATCTGGGCGGCGTCGAAGACCGACGAGGCCGACGCGGGGGCAGGGGTGCCACCGGGGACCGGATGCCACGGGATGCGCCAAGCAGCGACGACCACGAACGCGATCGCGCCCACCAGCAGCGTGACCAGGCTCCAGCGACGCTCACTCACGCCGGCAAGTGTGACAGGACGGTCCGCCACCGGGCGGTCAGCGCAGCGAGGCCGAACCCGAAGTGGTGCCGCAGCTCCGGGCCCAGCGGCCGGCCCGCGTCCACCGCCCGGTAGAAGCTCACCAGCGCGTCGGGACCGCCGAGACGGGCCAGCAGGCGGCAGGCCAGCCAGGCGCTCTCGTAGCGAGCCTCCAGGTGTGAGGCACCGGCGGCGAACTCCGCCTGGCCGGGCAGCCGGGCCGGGGGGCCCTGCCGGTGCACCAGCGAGGCGATCCGGGACGCCGTGGTCGCCAGCGGGAGGCGCTGGGCGCGCAGCGCGACGTAGTCGGCGAACCCCTCGACCAGCCAGATCGGGGCCGGACTCGTGGCGGCACCGGTCGCCACGTGCGTCGCCTCGTGGGTCACCACGACCTGCGCCCCGTGAGGCTTCAGGGGCCCGAACACGGCCGGGTTCACGAAGACGTGCACCGGCGCGGAACGCGAGCGCGACCCGTTCACCGTCGTGGTCACGGCCGCGATCGAGTCGTACTGACCGGGGTGGGCGTCCAGGGCCTGCTCCAGCCCCTGCTGCGTCGCCGGCACCTCGAGCACCAGCCCACCCGTCCAGTGCTGCAGGACCGCCCTGACCTGGGGTACGGCGGTGCGGGCCAGGCCGGCGAACCGGTCGGCCTCGCGGTGGCTGCCCTGGACCAGCACGAGGCTGGAGGCGGTACGCCGTACCTGGAGCGGGCCGGTCAGCCACAGCGGCGTCCGCCGCCCTCCCCCGCCGACACCCGCGATCCCCAGACGGCCGTCGTGCTCGGCGAAGCGGAACCGCACCTGCACCTGCTCGGGCCGCCGGTCGAAGCCGGCGAAGCGCCACGCGGCCTGCACGTCGGCGGCGAAGCCACCGCCCGCCGAGACTCCCCCGACCTCGTCGACGTAGCGCAGGGACAGCCCCGACACGTGCAGGCGCGTGCCGTTGCGGACCACGCCCCGCAACGACCGGCGAGCCGCGGCGGAGGACGCGAGCCGCGCGGCCGCGGCGGGCCGGTCACGGCGTACGGCGTCGGTGAGGTCGTGCAGGAGCAGCGCAGCCCGGGCCGGTGAGGCCTGTGGCGCGGTCGGTCCGCTGAGAGGTGCGTGATAGGTGGGCGTGCGCAGGGTGAGCCAGGCGGTCGCCCCGACCACCAGGGCCAGGAACGTCGCGAGGCCGACCACCCACCGACGGGGGCGGCCGGCCCGGCTCAGCGACCTGAGAGACGACCAGCGACGAGAGCCGTCGCGCCCGGGGTCAGCCAGGGCGCACGGCGCCGACGAACGGCATCGAGTAGAGCGGAACGACCCGGATCCCCGCCGAGGGGTTCTCGGCGTTCACGATCATGCCGTTGCCGATGTACATGCCCACGTGCTGGCTCGGGCTGTAGTAGAAGACCAGGTCACCGGGCTGGAGCTGGCTCGGGGACACGTGCGTGCCCTCGCTCCACTGCACACCCGAGGAGTGCGCCAGCGCGACGCCGGCGGCCCCCCACGCGGCCATGGTCAGCCCGGAGCAGTCGTACGCGCTCGGTCCGGCCGCGCCGTACACGTAGGCCTTGCCGACCTGCGCCAGGGCGAAGTGGACCGCCACCGCCGCTCGGCCGGAGGCGGGGACCGCCGACATCGGGACCCGCACGCTGCTGCTGCGCGAGGCCTCGAGCATCCGGTTGCGCTCGGCGGTCTTCAGCTTGTCGAGCACGCCCTTGGCCGCCGCCAGCTGACGGGCGATCGTGGCCTTGTCCTGGGCAGCCTGCTGCTCGAGATCCGCGACCTTGGCGAGCTGGGCGCTGGTGGCGTCCTGGCGGATGCTCAGCGCCTTCGCCTGCGTCAGGTAGGAGGAGTACTGGTTGGCCTGCATCGAGTTGAAGGCCGACATCGTGGTCAGCTTAGAGACGAACGCCGTGGGGTCGCTGGAGACGACGGCCTGGCCGACGTCGGACAGCGAGTCGCCTTCGTACTGGCTCACGATGGAGTCGGCGACGAGCCGGCGGGCCTGCTCGGTGCGGTGCTGCTGGCGGGCCTGGTCCTGGCGGAGGGCCTGGACGGCGCCGCGCATCTGCTTCAGCTGCACGTGGACCTGGTTGTAGTGCTCGGAAGCCTGCTCGGCGGCGCGGTAGAGCCGGTCGACCTGGTTCTGCACATCGGTGATGGAGGGCTTGGCCTGGGCTGATCCCGAAGGGACCATGCCGACCGTGGCGGTGATGGCCGCGGTGGCGATGAGTGTGACGAGGCTTTTCCGGCCGTTGAGCACGAGCGGAAGGTCTCCCTTGCTGTGTCGTACGCCTACCAGGTGAGCTGACGGATTCGGGCACGACATGCCCTACCCCACCTCCACGCCGAGCACTTGCGTGCCCGCCGCCTTGATGAGGATTCACCCCAGAGTGGTGGTTCCCCGGCTCTTCGTCGTGACCCCGAGCTGGTCACGCCTCAGACTCGGCGCGACGTACGCATGGGCCCGGACTGGTCCATGGGTACGCACGTCTGGCGGTCACCCTAACCACACCCCGGCAGGACTGCAAAACTTTCAACCAGGCTGTCGTGACATTTCCGTGACCTGGTCGGGGAACGGTCAGGACGGGTGTCACACGGGTCACATGTGCCACAACGGCCACGCCTTCTCACATCTGTTCAGGCCGACTCGATCACCGGTCCCGGCACCGCGGTGACCATCCGCAGGGGAGGCACGAGGCCGCCGGCGGCGAGCACGTCGAGAGCGTGGGTCTCGTCGTCGGCCAGGGTCAGCTCGGGCGGTGGGCCGAGCAGGACGGTCACCACGCAGTCGTGGCACGCCAGGCCCCGCACGAGGCAGGTGTCGCAGTCGATTCGCGTCGTCATGCAGAGCACGATCACAGGCACCACCGACAGTCGCCCCCCGGAGACCGGGGTGCGGGCGTCGTACGGCGTGTCGGCGGGGGTTGTCGGTGCCCGGTCCTAGCGTCGAGGACGTGACCACCACGGCCCCCCTTCCCGCCGTCCGGGCCGACCCCGGCCGGCGCTGGGAGGCGCAACGCAGCTTCG
This genomic window from Nocardioides cynanchi contains:
- a CDS encoding M48 family metalloprotease, giving the protein MSERRWSLVTLLVGAIAFVVVAAWRIPWHPVPGGTPAPASASSVFDAAQIARANAYTDPARHLAWASLAVSLAVTCVLGFTSLGARLAGRLRGWWWVRVLLAVLLLAVVGRLVTLPFAIVGHHRALGYGLTTEAWSPWAVDQVKSLLLSWVISGLTVVVLVGCARRWSRAWPAVAGVALGGLVMLGSFVYPVLVEPAFNHFTSLPDGPLRTQILQLAATEHVHLDDVLVADASRRTTTLNAYVSGYGSTRRVVLYDTVVHDLPRRQILAVVGHELTHARHDDVLTGSVLAALGTLGGVGLLGLALHVVRRRPGALAEPTVVPLLLALLAVGTLLSSPVNNGLSRLIETRADVGGLEATRDTSAFVTMQKQLALHSLSDDPPAWSQFWFGSHPTTLERIAIARQVGHVIERAAVANAP
- a CDS encoding C40 family peptidase; amino-acid sequence: MVPSGSAQAKPSITDVQNQVDRLYRAAEQASEHYNQVHVQLKQMRGAVQALRQDQARQQHRTEQARRLVADSIVSQYEGDSLSDVGQAVVSSDPTAFVSKLTTMSAFNSMQANQYSSYLTQAKALSIRQDATSAQLAKVADLEQQAAQDKATIARQLAAAKGVLDKLKTAERNRMLEASRSSSVRVPMSAVPASGRAAVAVHFALAQVGKAYVYGAAGPSAYDCSGLTMAAWGAAGVALAHSSGVQWSEGTHVSPSQLQPGDLVFYYSPSQHVGMYIGNGMIVNAENPSAGIRVVPLYSMPFVGAVRPG